The following are encoded together in the Strix aluco isolate bStrAlu1 chromosome 13, bStrAlu1.hap1, whole genome shotgun sequence genome:
- the LOC141929533 gene encoding deoxycytidine kinase 2 isoform X1, translating into MSTPAKRHCRSPASSLDSSFQKRLRKISIEGNIAAGKSTFVKLLEKHSDEWEIIPEPIAKWCNIQTAEDEYEELSTSQKSGGNLLQMLYDKPTRWAYTFQTYACLSRVRAQLKPVSAKLHEAEHPVQFFERSVYSDRYVFASNLFESGNINETEWAIYQDWHTWLLNQFESDIELDGMIYLRTTPQKCMERLQTRGRKEEQGIELEYLENLHYKHETWLHERTMRVDFENLKEIPILVLDVNEDFKNDKIKQEYLIDKVSIKCFLICLSSVVIALSY; encoded by the exons ATGTCCACCCCCGCCAAGCGGCACTGCCGCAGCCCCGCCAGCTCCCTCGACTCCAGCTTCCAGAAGCGCCTCCGGAAGATTTCCATCGAGGGGAACATCG ctgcagggaAGTCAACATTTGTTAAGCTACTAGAGAAACACAGTGACGAGTGGGAGATCATCCCTGAACCCATTGCCAAGTGGTGCAACATCCAGACAGCTGAAGATGAGTATGAG GAACTTTCAACATCACAGAAGAGTGGAGGAAACCTACTTCAAATGCTGTATGATAAACCCACAAGATGGGCTTATACATTTCAGACTTACGCTTGCTTGAGCCGAGTAAGAGCACAATTAAAACCTGTCTCAGCCAAGCTACATGAAGCAGAACATCCAGTGCAATTTTTTGAGAGATCTGTGTACAGTGACAG ATACGTATTTGCTTCCAACCTGTTCGAGTCTGGAAATATTAATGAAACAGAGTGGGCTATTTATCAGGACTGGCACACGTGGCTTTTGAATCAGTTTGAATCCGATATAGAACTGGATGGCATGATCTACCTAAGAACCACACCTCAG aaatgcatGGAAAGGCTACAGAcgaggggaagaaaagaggagcAAGGAATTGAGCTTGAATATTTGGAAAACCTCCACTATAAACATGAGACCTGGCTTCATGAAAGGACTATGAG AGTTGACTTTGAGAACCTTAAAGAGATTCCTATTCTAGTTTTGGATGTTAATGAAGATTTTAAGAATGATAAGATTAAACAGGAGTACCTGATTGATAAGGTAAGTATTAAATGTTTCCTCATCTGCCTTTCTTCTGTGGTAATAGCTCTAAGTTATTGA
- the LOC141929533 gene encoding deoxycytidine kinase 2 isoform X2 — MSTPAKRHCRSPASSLDSSFQKRLRKISIEGNIAAGKSTFVKLLEKHSDEWEIIPEPIAKWCNIQTAEDEYEELSTSQKSGGNLLQMLYDKPTRWAYTFQTYACLSRVRAQLKPVSAKLHEAEHPVQFFERSVYSDRYVFASNLFESGNINETEWAIYQDWHTWLLNQFESDIELDGMIYLRTTPQKCMERLQTRGRKEEQGIELEYLENLHYKHETWLHERTMRVDFENLKEIPILVLDVNEDFKNDKIKQEYLIDKVKSFLTS, encoded by the exons ATGTCCACCCCCGCCAAGCGGCACTGCCGCAGCCCCGCCAGCTCCCTCGACTCCAGCTTCCAGAAGCGCCTCCGGAAGATTTCCATCGAGGGGAACATCG ctgcagggaAGTCAACATTTGTTAAGCTACTAGAGAAACACAGTGACGAGTGGGAGATCATCCCTGAACCCATTGCCAAGTGGTGCAACATCCAGACAGCTGAAGATGAGTATGAG GAACTTTCAACATCACAGAAGAGTGGAGGAAACCTACTTCAAATGCTGTATGATAAACCCACAAGATGGGCTTATACATTTCAGACTTACGCTTGCTTGAGCCGAGTAAGAGCACAATTAAAACCTGTCTCAGCCAAGCTACATGAAGCAGAACATCCAGTGCAATTTTTTGAGAGATCTGTGTACAGTGACAG ATACGTATTTGCTTCCAACCTGTTCGAGTCTGGAAATATTAATGAAACAGAGTGGGCTATTTATCAGGACTGGCACACGTGGCTTTTGAATCAGTTTGAATCCGATATAGAACTGGATGGCATGATCTACCTAAGAACCACACCTCAG aaatgcatGGAAAGGCTACAGAcgaggggaagaaaagaggagcAAGGAATTGAGCTTGAATATTTGGAAAACCTCCACTATAAACATGAGACCTGGCTTCATGAAAGGACTATGAG AGTTGACTTTGAGAACCTTAAAGAGATTCCTATTCTAGTTTTGGATGTTAATGAAGATTTTAAGAATGATAAGATTAAACAGGAGTACCTGATTGATAAG